The proteins below come from a single Corylus avellana chromosome ca3, CavTom2PMs-1.0 genomic window:
- the LOC132174027 gene encoding probable LRR receptor-like serine/threonine-protein kinase At1g56140, whose amino-acid sequence MVGGSSPSSSPVLGFAFYAACIFGQLLHLAQAQNGTSAVTDPAEGASDTGFILVFSFLEILYGFLPDLCNGIYELIFLGTLHDGRLIAVKQLSITSHQGKKQFMTEIATISAVQHRNLVKLYGCCIEGDQRLLVYEFLENRSLDQALFARGLAYLHKESRLRIVHRDVKASNILLDSHLIPKISDFGLAKLYDDKKTHISTRVAGTIGYLAPENGHPISTPPT is encoded by the exons ATGGTGGGAggatcatcaccatcatcatcaccagTTTTAGGCTTTGCCTTTTATGCTGCTTGCATCTTTGGCCAGCTTCTTCACCTTGCTCAAGCTCAAAATGGAACCAGCGCTGTTACAGATCCTGCTgaag GAGCGTCAGATACTGgtttcattcttgttttttcttttctggaaaTTTTGTATGGCTTTTTACCTGATCTATGTAATGGGATCTATGAATTGATCTTTTTG GGAACACTTCATGATGGGAGACTAATTGCTGTGAAGCAACTATCTATAACATCACACCAAGGAAAGAAGCAGTTCATGACTGAGATTGCTACTATATCTGCTGTGCAACACCGGAACCTTGTGAAATTGTACGGATGTTGCATTGAGGGAGATCAACGACTACTTGTTTATGAGTTTCTAGAGAATAGAAGTCTTGATCAAGCATTATTTG CAAGAGGCTTAGCATATCTTCACAAGGAGTCACGACTTCGAATTGTACACAGAGATGTGAAGGCCAGTAATATCCTGCTTGACTCTCATCTCATCCCCAAAATTTCAGACTTTGGCTTGGCCAAGCTTTACGATGATAAAAAGACCCACATAAGCACCCGCGTTGCAGGAACTAT TGGGTATCTTGCACCGGA AAATGGCCATCCCATTTCTACACCACCCACGTGA